A single genomic interval of Ischnura elegans chromosome 3, ioIscEleg1.1, whole genome shotgun sequence harbors:
- the LOC124156133 gene encoding mannose-1-phosphate guanyltransferase alpha-A, which yields MLKAVILIGGPQKGTRFRPLSLDIPKPLFPVAGLPLVQHHIEACCSVPNLKEIILLGYFPASELSQFVADMVQEYKINIRYLQEYTSLGTAGGLFHFRDQIRSGNPEAFFVLNGDVCADFPLAEMVESHRARVLNASKHSKGDGECCNPLITILATEATQQQSMNYGCIVEDRETFEVKHYVEKPSTFVSPLINCGVYICSLEIFQFIAAIFNKKQEEYYNYGPGPENSNGKEVIRFEQDLLMPLAGTGKAFAFPTTNWWSQLKTAGSAIYANRHYLELFKKKRPERLFPTGSGDAKTPKIIGDVHVHPSASVHPTAVLGPNVSVGKGAVVGPGVRIRESILLAGAHVSDHSLVLYSVLGSGSMVGSWARVEGTPCDPNPDKPFAKMEMAPLFNSDGRLNPSITILGCSVTVPSEVILLNSIVLPYKELTRSFKNEIIL from the exons ATGCTGAAAGCTGTGATTTTAATTGGAGGGCCTCAAAAAG GGACGAGGTTTCGACCACTTTCCCTAGATATTCCGAAGCCCCTTTTTCCTGTGGCTGGTCTTCCTCTTGTTCAGCATCATATCGAGGCTTGCTGCAGCGTTCCAAacttaaaggaaataattttgcttgGGTACTTCCCGGCCTCGGAATTATCGCAGTTCGTTGCAGATATGGTGCAAGAGTACAAAATAAACATTCG GTACCTGCAAGAGTACACATCACTTGGGACAGCTGGTGGATTGTTTCATTTTCGGGATCAAATAAGGAGTGGAAACCCTGAAGCGTTCTTCGTTCTAAATGGTGATGTTTGTGCTGATTTTCCGTTAGCGGAAATGGTTGAATCCCATAGAGCTCGAGTTTTAAACGCCTCTAAGCACAGTAAGGGCGATGGAGAATGTTGTAATCCCCTGATAACTATACTTGCTACCGAGGCTACCCAGCAACAGTCCATGAACTATGGCTGCATAGTGGAAGACCGAGAAACGTTTGAAGTAAAACATTACGTTGAGAAACCATCCACCTTTGTGTCGCCACTTATTAACTGCGGAGTGTATATTTGCTCCTtggaaatattccaatttatagcagccattttcaataaaaagcaGGAAGAATATTACaa CTATGGCCCAGGGCCTGAAAATAGCAATGGGAAAGAGGTCATTCGGTTTGAGCAAGATCTCCTCATGCCCCTGGCTGGAACTGGGAAGGCTTTCGCATTTCCCACAACCAATTGGTGGTCACAGTTGAAGACTGCTGGATCTGCTATTTATGCCAACCGCCATTATCTGGAACTATTTAAGAAGAAGAGACCTGAGCGACTCTTTCCCACTGGAAGTGGTGATGCTAAAACACCGAAAATAATTGGTGACGTCCATGTGCACCCTTCCGCATCTGTTCATCCTACAGCTGTG CTAGGACCAAATGTCAGTGTAGGAAAAGGTGCTGTTGTTGGTCCTGGTGTGAGAATCAGAGAATCAATTCTCTTGGCTGGAGCTCACGTGTCGGATCACAGTCTAGTGCTCTACTCTGTGTTGGGGAGTGGGAGCATGGTAGGATCTTGGGCCAGAGTTGAGGGCACCCCATGTGATCCCAATCCTGACAAACCATTTGCCAAGATGGAAATGGCACCTCTATTCAATTCTGATGGACGCCTGAATCCTTCTATCACTATTCTAG gctGCAGCGTCACAGTGCCATCGGAAGTAATTCTACTGAATTCAATTGTTCTGCCGTATAAGGAGCTAACAAGAAGCTTCAAAAATGAGATCATTTTGTAG
- the LOC124156134 gene encoding protein Rae1 — translation MFNQATSLGGTSTFATTPSTANPMRDFEVSSPPDDSVSSLAFSPGSIPQNFLIAGSWDGNVRCWEVEQTGKTIPKSMQSMQGPILDVCWSDDATKVFMAACDKMVKCWDLNSNQTVQVAAHDAPVKTCHWIKTPSYTCLMTGSWDKTLKFWDTRTPSPMLTINLPERCYCADVDYPMAVVGTAGRGLIVYQLEGKPQEFKRIESPLKYQHRCVSIFRDKKSSPAGFALGSVEGRVAIQYISPPNPKDNFTFKCHRSNGTPNGYQDIFAVNDICFHPVHGTLATVGSDGRFSFWDKDARTKLKSSEPMEQPITRCCFNHNGQIFAYSVSYDWSKGHEFYNQLKKNYIFLRSCYEELKPRTKT, via the exons ATGTTTAACCAGGCTACATCTTTGGGTGGTACCTCAACATTTGCTACTACTCCGAGCACTGCAAATCCCATGAGAGATTTTGAGGTATCATCCCCTCCGGATGATTCCGTTTCGTCGTTGGCATTTAGTCCCGGTTCAATTCCTCAGAATTTTCTAATTGCTGGGAGCTGGGATGGCAAT GTTCGTTGCTGGGAGGTTGAACAGACTGGAAAAACCATTCCCAAGTCGATGCAAAGCATGCAGGGCCCGATTTTGGATGTTTGTTGGAGTGAT GACGCTACCAAAGTGTTTATGGCAGCATGTGACAAGATGGTGAAATGCTGGGACTTGAATAGTAATCAGACAGTGCAAGTAGCTGCTCACGATGCTCCCGTTAAAACATGTCATTGGATCAAGACACCATCATACACTTGTCTGATGACAGGGTCATGGGACAAGACCTTGAAG ttttgggaTACAAGGACACCTAGCCCCATGCTAACAATAAATCTCCCAGAGCGATGTTACTGTGCTGATGTG GATTACCCTATGGCTGTGGTAGGAACTGCTGGACGAGGGTTAATTGTGTATCAACTGGAAGGAAAGCCCCAAGAATTTAAAAGGATAGAATCTCCATTGAAGTATCAGCATCGCTGCGTTTCCATATTTAGAGATAAAAAGAGTTCTCCTGCAG GTTTTGCGTTGGGTAGTGTGGAAGGTAGAGTGGCCATACAATATATAAGCCCTCCAAATCCTAAGGACAACTTCACTTTCAAATGTCATCGATCTAATGGTACTCCAAATGGATATCAAGATATATTTGCT gtgaATGACATCtgttttcatcctgtgcatgggaCCCTTGCTACTGTTGGATCTGATGGTCGTTTCAGTTTCTGGGATAAGGATGCTAGAACCAAACTCAAGTCATCAGAACCGATGGAGCAGCCTATAACTCGTTGTTGTTTCAACCATAACGGACAAATATTTGCTTATTCTGTTAGCTATGACTGGTCAAAG gGTCATGAATTTTACAACCAACTGAAAAAGAACTACATATTTCTGCGGTCTTGTTATGAGGAATTAAAGCCTAGGACTAAAACATAA